In the genome of Candidatus Thorarchaeota archaeon, the window GATGACGAGTACTTTGACATGGTATACACTTCACAGGTCCTGCACTGGTGCAACGGTGAACAGGCCACGAAGGAGATGATGCGGGTGCTGAAGCCGGGCGGTCTCTTCTTTGGAACCGAGTCGTTCCATCCGTCAATGGACCCATATGTCGAGCTGTTCACTCTGGTCAACGAGGGTGCCGGCGGTGTGATACGCAAGGAAGACTTTGAGAGGTGGGTGAGGGAAGCCGGAGCTGTGTCAGTGGGCTTTGCCACCCCGACCGTTGCCTTCAAGGTCATCAAGAAGTCGGCGAGCTAGAGTCTGTATTGTGGGACCGTAGGAATCGCTGTTCACACTGGTCCGGTCCTTGAGGTATGCGAACAGCACGCCACTCTGGGATTGATAGATCTCGGCAAGGCGGTCCGGTTGCTTTCAGTACATGTCACTAGGACCGCCTCCTGAGGCCACCTTACGTCCCGAGCCGACCTCCTGAGTCTCCGGACGATGGAGTAAGGACATGTCGATACATGCGAACGCGACTGCTCTGCAGTCTCGTTGCGGGACGTATGGGGCCTGCCGTGAGAGGCCAATGCGACGATACAGCTTCTCATGTCACTCAGGCTCCCCCTGTGGAGACTGGCGTACTGAAGTCATCATGACCGCAGACCATGTAGCGAGGGCGGCCGGTGTGATGTCATTTTCTCTCCTGTTCGGAGGGTCTCCTGACATTCGTGCTCAGCTGTTCTTTCACATGGTGACGAGCAGATGCAACTAGCGAAGTCCTTTTCTGTCTGCATCCGAGTACATACGTGTTACAAGGGGTGAAACCTACGACTCAGTCAGAGTCGCATGACCTAGACAAGGTGTTCAAGGCACTTGGTCATGTGACACGCAGAAGAATCCTACAGCTTCTCGCCCAGACTCCACGGTATGCCTACGAGCTATCTAAGCTCTTGAACCTCAACCGAAGGGTCGTCCTCAAGCACTTGGAGTCTCTTCAGGAGGCCGGGCTTATAGACACTCAGGTGGGCGGAAGTGACGTCGGACCTGAGAGGACATACTACCGCTTGAGTGTGAGTTTCGGACTGTCAACGACGATTCTTCCGAACGCCTTTGTCGTGGGACTCACCAGCGCAAGTGCGAAGGCTCCTGTTCTGTATATTCCGTCCCCGCTGCCTGAGGAACACCGCTCAGAGCTGCGCGAAGTGCGAGTGCTCCTCACAGACCTGCATCAGATCGGCTTGAGGATTCAGGACCTGGAGGACGAGCGAATGCGGCTGGCTGCCGTCCGCGGGCAACTCATGCAGAGACTGGAAGGACTAATGGCTGAGTGTTCGCTGGATTCGGAGTCCTGCCGGCGGATACGCGAGATAGTTGACCCTGAGAAGCGTAGTGCCGTGCCAGAAGATGGTTCGCGGGCAAGGTCATCCGATGACATCCGGGATGTGCTGTCGATCTTTCAAGAGGGATCTGCGTCCAGAAGCGAAAAGGCCACGAAGTCCAGACAAGAGTCTCGCTACTGATACGTTATGCACTACCAGCTGACCATGATTCCCCATTCTGTCCTGTCATTGTCGGGCATACTCGGGACGTACTCGACGCTGGACATCTTCAGGTCGAGCCCCGATGACTTCTTGACCTCGAGATAGTACTTTCCCTTGGACGTGGTGAGTGTGATGATTCCTTGTGCAAGGGAGAAGATCTGGTTGATTGTGACCTTGTCAGCTGCGTCCTCGTGGATCAGATAGAACTCGAGTGAGCCTGCCTTGACGCTCTCCTCAACGCTCTCCTTGAAGAACTGAACGACGTCCTTTGGTGAGAAGTCGATGAGGAGGGGGGTCAGTCCCTCAAAGGAGACTACTCTGGGAGCATACGTGGACCTCATCTCCCTCAGCATGATGTTGATCTCGTGGAGGTGTCTGGAGCACGAGTGGACTCCTAACAGCTCCTGTCCGTAGGAGACCTCAAGTATCTGAAAACGCTCCCCCTGATTCTGAGCCATCGCCCTCATGATGCTTCTGTTCCGGGCCTCTGTCACAACCTGAAGCGTCTTCATCCCCAGTTCTATGGAGCGCCTTACGATTGTATGCATGAAAAGGTCGAAGTGACTGTCCTGCGACACCATCACGACGAAGACATAGCCTGGTGGAGGTCGAGTGAGAAGCGTGTCAATCAGCTGGTACCTAGCATGAGGCGACTCAGCAGGAACAGTCGACAAGGGCCATATCCGCTCGCATCTCAAGTCATGCCCAGATGTCTGCGAATGGTTGCCACAAGAGCAGCACCACCGAAGGGCTTGACAATATACTCGTCCGCACCAACCTCTTCTCCCATGGCTATGTCCTTGGTCATTCCCTTCGCAGTAAACATCAGGATGGGTGTTTTCCTGAAGGCATCCTCGTTCTTGAGCTGTCTACAGACCTCAAACCCATCCATCTTGGGTAGCATAACATCCAGAAGGATGAGGTCGGGCTTCTGTGACCTGGCCATCATCAGACCCTGCTCGCCGTCGTGCGCGCAGATGACTTCGAACCCATGTCTCTCAAGAAAGGTCTTGGCCAGCTCTGTTGTGACTTCCTCGTCGTCAACAACGAGGATACGCTTCTTCTTCGCAATGGAGCTCATGTGTGAATCTCCTTCAATGACTTGACTCTGTGCACGAACGAACCTTCTTCTGAGCCTCCTCTTGTCCTGATGCTTGTGAAAGCACTCCTCTTGTGATTATTGGGTACAAAACGGTAAGTAAGGCTTTCGGGTGCTTTACCTGTGGTGCGAAAGCACTGATGAGTTGGAGATTTGCTGCGAGGACCAGTGCTCGATGGGCACGAACCCAGTGTTATCGTCAGATGACTGCCTGATTCCTGTATCAGGTTTGGCCCTTCTGGCGCCGAACGGCTCCTTTCATCGTATAGGGAGTGCGTGTGATCATGATGGGGGAGTTGGTCAAAATGGGAATGGGCTGCATGACGAGATGGACCGTTGACTCAGTACCGCCGCGAGACGCCCAGCGAACACTACGCATAACTCCGGAGTATCTAGTATTCGGAACGAGGTTTGGACCTCAGGATTAGTTGTTCGAAGACCACGGGTTTGTTGAGGCGGTTCAGAGGAAGTTGCCCCTTCTCTTTCATCTTGCAGAGCAAGAGTGTTCAAGGGCCGGAAGAATAGGCATGGAGGTCGGGTTTCGCCACGTACTCGTCCACTCTTGCCCTCGCCTTCTCCACATATTCTGGGTTCACATCGATGCAGATGAAGTGTCTTCCGGTTCTCATTGCTGACACTGCTGTTGTGCCCACTCCGCAGAACGGATCTAAGACGACTTCACCCTCAAAGGTGTACAACTGAATGCATCTGTAGGGCAGCTCTACTGGGAACGGGGCTGGGTGTCCGACCCTCTTGGCCGACTCTGGTGGGAACTCCCAGACGCTCTTGGTGAACTCTAGGAACTCCTCCCTAGTTATGGTGCTCTTCGTCCCCTTGGAGCTTCTACTGAACTTCCCTTTCGAGAACACGAGGATGTACTCGTGTGTGTCCCTCAGAACTGGATTAGACGCGGATCTCCAACTTCCCCATGCTGTCGAGACTCCCGCACCGGCTCCCTTGTTCCAGATGATCTCGCCCCTCATCAGGAATCCGACCTCTAGCATGGCATCCATCACGAACTTGTGATATGGAATATAGGGCTTCCTACCAACATTGGCTATGTTTACGCATGCCCTGCCTCCACTGAGCAGAACTCTGTGAGTCTCAGAGAAGACATCCCTCAGCATCCCAATGTAATCGTCCAGATTCAAGTCCTCGTCGTACTCTTTGCCCACGTTGTAGGGTGGTGAAGTCACCATGAGATGGACACTGGAATCAGGGATGTTGCTCATTCTCCTGGAATCCTGGCATATTATCTTGTCAAGTACTTCAGAGGGAACAGAACTTGTAGCTTCATCTTCTCGCTCATCTGTTTCCAGTCCTTGGTACATCTTGCTGCTGTAGAAAGGTGTGGAATCATGTCCTTCTCTCTTTGAAACGCCAAACTTGCTTGTTCTGGTGCCTCTTTGCTTCAAGTCGGATTTCTCCATAGCTCGTCAGGGCAGAGTTGCCTTCGACTCTTTTCGTCTTGTGGTTATGACGTTTCTCCTGAATCAGTATCTCTCTTCAGGGAAATCAACCTACGCCTCAGGCAGGCCATCGAAGACATTCATCTCCTGAGCGGCTCTTCTTGTCAACCTTCCTCTTCACTTGTCCTTTTCGGCCTTCGTACAAAGAAGAGGTCTCTCCAGTGTGCACGCCATGAACAGGCCCTCTGCGGTCCCTTCGTTGCCCTGCCCGCTGTTTCGTTCACCGTTCACTCCTGGTTGCACAGGGTTGAACACAAGAGTCCTGTCGTTCCCAGGTAACGGCACTGGGGAGGGTCACTCCTTGAGGCCGCTCAGGTGTCGGATGGATGACCTCAGGCTATTGCCTTCGAACCGTGGTATGTATATGAGCCCCGCTGGTCTGGAGACCTGCCCACGGATGCCCAGAGGCGTCCAACATCTCGGCAGCTGTTGCACACTCTCTCCACACCAGGGCCCGGACTAGTCTGTCCATCACGCATTGTGAGCCCGTGGCAAGACCAACAAGACCATCTGTGCAGTCCTTGACGTTCCCTGTGGCACTTATTGTTCCATGTGTCTCTGATACACCGCTTCGGTCGTATCTTTCTTCCGAGGCTCTACACTATTGGTGTAAGCTCGTAGTCAAGGAACCCAGCTGATAGCAGTGGGCGCAGGGCAAGGAAGTTGCTTCTCGGGTTGATGCCAGCCACACTGATCACACCGCACAGTTCTTCGACTCTCAGATGCACACTGTGGGACAGAGACTGAGCCTTGACTGACTGATGGTGGCTCAGTATGGTCAGCGTCACTCTTCCCGTGCCGTAGAGCGCTGCAGTGAGCTCTGCGACCATGCCCTTGACCACAGAGGGCCCGTACTTGTTCTCCAGGGTGTCAAGAGCGAAGAGGTCTGTGGCCGGACAACCATACTCTCTCTCAAGACGTCCGGTCTCGTATCTGATCTCTTGAATTGCCTTCGCCGGGTCGTCATCGATTGGCTTCACATTGCCGCCCCGGCCCAGAGCGTGACGGCCGAAGTAGACCAGTCTGTCGGTCGCACTTGACAAGTCCATGAAGTGCTCCAGTCCATGCGTCAGTCTCTCGGGTGACCAGCCTTCGGGAAGCAGAATGACTGCAGGCCGACCCAGCTGCAGGTTGTTGGACAGAAAGGGTATGTAAATCGTTTCAAGATATGGAGCCGCAAGGTCTTCCACTTCGATCAGGTTCAATGTGCCCTTGATGAAGCCCCCGCCTGTCAGTCTGTCAAGACTCCGATTGCCAGTCGATATCCGGCTGGCCGAGGGATCGGGTATGGGCTCTCGCTCGACAGTGATTGGAGGATAGGTGTGTTGATGCCAGGGTATGTAGGTGAACCTGCCTCCGTCAAGAGTGAAGAGGTACGAGTCCTGTGGCACTGGGAACCACCTCATCTTCTCAATCACCAGCTGACGAAAGACGCGCTCGTCCCTCCTGTGTTTCTCAAGCCTGATGATACTGTCCGCCGAGTAGTGAAGGGCACGGGAATCGACCAGCTGCTGTCCGTCCTCTGATACAATGACCAGCTTCTTCTTCTGTTCTCTCGCAGCGACAAGGAGTTCCTTTTCGAATCTGCGTCTCTGCGGCTCGTGCAGGGTCTCCACGAGTTCAGACCACGAGTCGATGATGATGACCCTTGCATCACGGACCTGTCTCTTGTCGGTGACGAAGACTGACAACACGTCTCCCATATCCGTCGACTGAACCCGCTCTCCCGTGTCCGTATGGGTGGTCTTTATGGCGACATGACGTGACTCCCAGTCTGGAGAATCGACGAAGCGCTCTCCGGATGCCGAACAGCACTCTTGGCTTGTCAGTATCATGAATGAGTCCTGAGTGAACATGAACACCTCTCGAGCAAGCATAGACTTGCCTGTGCCGGGCTCACCACTCAACACAATGACATATCCATCCGGGGTGTTGAGTGCATCCACTAGTATTGGAGGTATCGCCCCTTTGGGAGTCATCGTTGTCCCCATTGGTCCTTCTCTGCATATATAGCTAAGTGGGGTCGGCCTCTCCTCTGAGTTTGCTCAGAAAGCGTCTGAAATATGGGCAGAGTGAACCCGTCCACAGTAGGTTCCCAAAGCATTCTTTTCCGGCAGATGTCCGGTCTGCGCGGCATTCGAAGTTCTTGTCCGAGTCATAGAGTATGCACGTCGAACTCTCCAGTGAGGGGTCTTCAAAGACCTGTCTTCGGACCCCGCGCATCAGTTCTAGGGCATTCTCATCCGCCCATTCTCCGTTGCTGTCCATAATCGCTCTTACAGCGGACTGCGATGTCCTGTCTGGAGGAAGATCCATCTCCCACTCAGCGATTAGAGTTGTCACAAGCCCATGAAAGACGTACAGTGGGTAGGAGATCTCCTGCGCTGTTCGAGTCGCTTGTGTGGCAAGGTCCACCGACCTCTCGAACTCCCGCCGCATATAGGCCAGGTCGGCCAGCTGTGAGAGGGCTAGACACTGCTCCTCCTTCATTCCCGAACGTTCTGTGATGGTGTGGGCGTCTTCGTAGTACCGCTTTGCGCTGTCTAGATCCCCTCTTCTCACGGCTATGTCCCCAAGGTTCAGCATGGCAACAGCCATTCCTCTCATGTACTCTGCCTCGTGACTGATCTCAAGCGCTCTCTTGTTGTAGACCTCCATCTGCTCCAGTTGCCCTAGCCGCCGATCAATCTCACCAACGTTGATGAGCGTCCGGGCCACGCCAATCTGGTTACTCAGCTGCTGTTGGATGAGCAGTGTCTCCTCGAACTGGTCTCTGGCGTCTTGGAACTGCCCGTTGCGGAGTAGCATCAGTCCCCGTATGTTCCTGGCATTGGCAACGCCTTGAAGATACCCCATCATCTCAAACTTCTTCAGGGCTGAACCTATCAGGACCTCTGCCTCTTCGTACTCGTGTGAGTCCATCAACACATAGGCTCTGCAGTACTGAATGTTTGCAAGGGCCAGACTGTTGTCGAAGTGTCTAGCGGCCTCCTCCGCTGCATCAAGACGAATCAGGGCCTCCTCTATGCTCTTGGTGGTCCCGGCGATATGTGCAAGCGTGATTCTCGCGTCGAGTAGCACCGCCTGTACTCTGTTTCGCAAATCGACGTTATGGACTGTGGCTTCCGTGGCGCGCGTTATGCTGTCGTTTGCAACCTCTCGAGCCTGGTCCGTGTAACCAAGGTCTATCAGGACAGATGCCAGTTGTCCCGAAGTCTCCGCGAACCCTATGTAGTCTTTGGACTGCCACAACGAGTTCACATGGTTCCTTAGCCTGCTCAACCATCTTGGGTCGAGGCTCTGTCTGCAATAGGCCGCTGAGGCAAAGGCCTTGGCCACCTGGCTAGTTGATCCTTTCGCGAGCGCCTGATTGTAGCCATACATGCCTCGCAGATAGCTGGCCTTTGCACACATCACGACAAACCCGGTGGACCGCTTCTGCCACTCTCCAGAGCCGACGTACTCAAGCAGGATGTCTGTGAAGTCACGAAACCTGTCCTTCTGACCCTTCGCGGTCTGCCTAGTTCTCCTATCGAGGTCTTCCAGCTCATACCTGTCCAGCTGTCCTTCGTACATGCTGAACTCTGGGATTATTGGTCCCGTCATGGGTATAGGTACACCACTCCTGTACGCTTCTTAGCAGGCGTATTGGGCTGGATAGCTCCACGCGGTATCACGGAAAGAAGGTTCTAGTAGAAACATCCGCATGTGTTTTCGGTCCTGCTCCTGAAGGGTTTCCTGTACAAGGCTTTCGGGTACTGCCCTATAAGGATTCATCATGGATACGCCGAATACTGGAAGAGTTAAATGAACCTGCGGCAGGAGTGAATTGCGAAGGGTTGCTGACGTTGAAGGAACGCGTGAGTAGTGGCGTGGCTGGACTGGACCAGCTATTGGGCGGAGGATTCCTACGAGGTCGCACACTCCTAGTCACCGGAGGTCCGGGGACTGGAAAGTCGATACTGGGATGGCACTTTCTCCTCAAGGGTGCATCGTCAGACGAGAGCGGCCTGCTTGTCTCTTTAGACCAGACTGAGGAGATGATCATTGCTGACATGGCAGACCTAGGACTTGAACCCCAGTCCGCACTCAGCTCAAAGAGGCTGTCCATAATGGCTGGTACACTGAGCCTGTCACCGCAAGGAGGGTCCTACGAATACAATGTCAGTTTTGAGGGCGGGCTCATCCGGGACAAGCCCTTCACTGTCACAAACCTCGCGCAGCTCATTCGCCACAGGGTGACTGAGACGGGTGCAACCCGCCTTGTAGTGGACGGTCTTGGTCCGCTCCTTGAGCTGGCAGCAGGTAGTCTGGAGACACGACAGGCGGTCTACGGCTTCGTCAAGGAGATATCAAATTCGCACATCACAACACTTCTGACCCAGGAACTGAAGAGTCACCCCAATAGCCCGAGCGATGAGATGCCGCAGTTCTTGGCTGATGGAGTGATAAAGCTGGACATGGGCTACTCTGCAGGCGACTATGTCCGAACGATTCAGGTGATGAAGATGCGCGGCAGTACACACACCATGCGGCCCGTGCTCTTCAAGATTGGAAACGATGGAATGGTTGTGTTTCCCGAGTCAAGGGTCTCGTGATCAGCGGCGCTCGCGCAGGACTGGAGCCACCTTCCTCATGGTGTCAACGAGGTCATAAGTGGAGAAGGGTTTTTGGAGGTAGGCCCGTGCGCCCGCCGCAAGCGCTGTCTCTCCATATCCCTGCCGCGGGTCGGAAACCGCCACTATTGCGATTGTCGGGTCCAAGTCCAGTATGTCTTCTATTAGTCTTAATGTCCTTGGCTCGTCCAGCTCAAGGTCCAGTATGAGTATGTCGGGCTTCTCCCTGTCACACAGCATGAGGAGCGATGACGGGTCTTCAGCCTCTGCTACCGTCACGAAGCCTTCTTCCTCTATGGCCATACGAAGTAGAGTTCTGAGAAAAGGTACGATGCCGGCGATTATGACCTTCATGAGGGAGTATTCCTCTGCCAGTACGACGCGCAGTGTCTTGTGTCCTTTAGCTGGCAATCGCATTCTCAACAAGGTCCAACATATGTCTGATGGTCACGGGCTTGAGACCAAAGCTCTTGGCTCCGCTCTTCATCGCCTGCTCGCGTACGTTGGCGTCCGCACTGATGAACACGATTCTTGCGTTCGGGTCAATGCTGAGAATCTCTTTCATCGCCTGTAGCCCATCCTTGTTTGGCATTCTGTGGTCTAGGATTATCACTTCGGGCTTGGGTGACATCTCGATAAACTTCTGTATGGCCTCCTCACCGTCAAAGGCGTCGCCCACAACTGTATGTCCCTTGATAGCGAAAACATCCTTGTACAAACGGTGAAGGATGGCTTCGTCATCGATGATGAATATCGTCACCATTCTTGGTTCCTCTCCAGCTGCGGGCATCATATTGTCATCCCGTGGTGGTGTGTCGCTCCTGTGCTCTTTACCTTTTAGTTTTGTCTGGCTGCAGTCGATGTCCAGCCCGCAATATAAGTAAATCTTCGATATCTGCCCGCAGTAGCACCTCATGCGAGCAGGTGAATGTGCTGGCGGCGTGTCCCAATCCTGCGCCCCTCTAAGGCCGACTCTGGCCCTGGAGAGGTCCTACTGCAAGGGAGTATCAGTCCCCCCTCGTCGCGTGACATAAACCGTGCTACCTGATCACTTGTCTCGGCTAGCGCACGTCCCCACGCCTCTCTGCCCTCTCCACAGCTCTCACATCCCCTCAAATGCATCACTCACTATCTGTCGATAAATCGTCAGGTCCCAGGTCGCTGGTGTGCCTTATATCTGACATCCACTTGCTAAAATATACATCTAATATTGGCGTCATAAGCGTCAATATACTCATCATGTGGAGGCAACACGTCTGGTCATATTGCATCCTGCTCCATTGAGTATGCTGAAAGTGCCCTGATGTTGGACTCGCCGTCCGCAGCGGA includes:
- a CDS encoding response regulator, giving the protein MSSIAKKKRILVVDDEEVTTELAKTFLERHGFEVICAHDGEQGLMMARSQKPDLILLDVMLPKMDGFEVCRQLKNEDAFRKTPILMFTAKGMTKDIAMGEEVGADEYIVKPFGGAALVATIRRHLGMT
- a CDS encoding site-specific DNA-methyltransferase, yielding MEKSDLKQRGTRTSKFGVSKREGHDSTPFYSSKMYQGLETDEREDEATSSVPSEVLDKIICQDSRRMSNIPDSSVHLMVTSPPYNVGKEYDEDLNLDDYIGMLRDVFSETHRVLLSGGRACVNIANVGRKPYIPYHKFVMDAMLEVGFLMRGEIIWNKGAGAGVSTAWGSWRSASNPVLRDTHEYILVFSKGKFSRSSKGTKSTITREEFLEFTKSVWEFPPESAKRVGHPAPFPVELPYRCIQLYTFEGEVVLDPFCGVGTTAVSAMRTGRHFICIDVNPEYVEKARARVDEYVAKPDLHAYSSGP
- a CDS encoding AAA family ATPase: MGTTMTPKGAIPPILVDALNTPDGYVIVLSGEPGTGKSMLAREVFMFTQDSFMILTSQECCSASGERFVDSPDWESRHVAIKTTHTDTGERVQSTDMGDVLSVFVTDKRQVRDARVIIIDSWSELVETLHEPQRRRFEKELLVAAREQKKKLVIVSEDGQQLVDSRALHYSADSIIRLEKHRRDERVFRQLVIEKMRWFPVPQDSYLFTLDGGRFTYIPWHQHTYPPITVEREPIPDPSASRISTGNRSLDRLTGGGFIKGTLNLIEVEDLAAPYLETIYIPFLSNNLQLGRPAVILLPEGWSPERLTHGLEHFMDLSSATDRLVYFGRHALGRGGNVKPIDDDPAKAIQEIRYETGRLEREYGCPATDLFALDTLENKYGPSVVKGMVAELTAALYGTGRVTLTILSHHQSVKAQSLSHSVHLRVEELCGVISVAGINPRSNFLALRPLLSAGFLDYELTPIV
- a CDS encoding tetratricopeptide repeat protein encodes the protein MTGPIIPEFSMYEGQLDRYELEDLDRRTRQTAKGQKDRFRDFTDILLEYVGSGEWQKRSTGFVVMCAKASYLRGMYGYNQALAKGSTSQVAKAFASAAYCRQSLDPRWLSRLRNHVNSLWQSKDYIGFAETSGQLASVLIDLGYTDQAREVANDSITRATEATVHNVDLRNRVQAVLLDARITLAHIAGTTKSIEEALIRLDAAEEAARHFDNSLALANIQYCRAYVLMDSHEYEEAEVLIGSALKKFEMMGYLQGVANARNIRGLMLLRNGQFQDARDQFEETLLIQQQLSNQIGVARTLINVGEIDRRLGQLEQMEVYNKRALEISHEAEYMRGMAVAMLNLGDIAVRRGDLDSAKRYYEDAHTITERSGMKEEQCLALSQLADLAYMRREFERSVDLATQATRTAQEISYPLYVFHGLVTTLIAEWEMDLPPDRTSQSAVRAIMDSNGEWADENALELMRGVRRQVFEDPSLESSTCILYDSDKNFECRADRTSAGKECFGNLLWTGSLCPYFRRFLSKLRGEADPT
- a CDS encoding response regulator produces the protein MVTIFIIDDEAILHRLYKDVFAIKGHTVVGDAFDGEEAIQKFIEMSPKPEVIILDHRMPNKDGLQAMKEILSIDPNARIVFISADANVREQAMKSGAKSFGLKPVTIRHMLDLVENAIAS
- a CDS encoding response regulator; the protein is MPAKGHKTLRVVLAEEYSLMKVIIAGIVPFLRTLLRMAIEEEGFVTVAEAEDPSSLLMLCDREKPDILILDLELDEPRTLRLIEDILDLDPTIAIVAVSDPRQGYGETALAAGARAYLQKPFSTYDLVDTMRKVAPVLRERR
- a CDS encoding helix-turn-helix domain-containing protein, with translation MKPTTQSESHDLDKVFKALGHVTRRRILQLLAQTPRYAYELSKLLNLNRRVVLKHLESLQEAGLIDTQVGGSDVGPERTYYRLSVSFGLSTTILPNAFVVGLTSASAKAPVLYIPSPLPEEHRSELREVRVLLTDLHQIGLRIQDLEDERMRLAAVRGQLMQRLEGLMAECSLDSESCRRIREIVDPEKRSAVPEDGSRARSSDDIRDVLSIFQEGSASRSEKATKSRQESRY